A region from the Schistocerca serialis cubense isolate TAMUIC-IGC-003099 chromosome 1, iqSchSeri2.2, whole genome shotgun sequence genome encodes:
- the LOC126477224 gene encoding loricrin-like — protein sequence MAAPRTTLLALCCLLASSAEVFGYGSRRLVRRDAPLTSYGAPSRPSSMYGAPSAGGGGKPSSSYGAPAGPSRPSSMYGAPSFGGGGGGFGNGGGRGKSHGGFGGGGGGGGGGGKSRPSSSYGAPSSGASAPSSSYGAPSSGGGSFGGGSFGGGGGSFGGGSGGGFASAPSSSYGAPSSGGGSFGGGGGGGSLSSSYGAPSAGGGSFGGGSFGGGSFGGGGGGGSLSSSYGAPSAGGGSFGGGGSFGGGGGSFGGGGGSFGGGGAGGYSGGGGGYSGGNGGGGGYSSGGGGGHGGGGGGYSNGGGGGYSSGGGGGYSNGGGGGYSGGGGGGYSGGGGGGGHGGGSGGGGQAYASNGGYVY from the exons CGCCACTGACGAGCTACGGAGCACCTTCCCGGCCGTCTTCCATGTACGGAGCTCCTTCTgcaggtg GAGGCGGGAAACCGTCGAGCAGCTATGGAGCACCCGCCGGGCCTTCCCGGCCATCCAGCATGTACGGTGCACCAtcatttggaggaggaggaggaggctttGGCAACGGTGGTGGACGCGGGAAAAGCCACGGGGGATTCGGcggtggaggcggaggcggaggtggAGGCGGAAAGTCTCGCCCGTCGAGCAGCTACGGTGCTCCGTCTTCTGGCG CTTCAGCTCCCTCATCTAGCTATGGTGCACCCTCGTCAGGTGGTGGCTCTTTCGGGGGCGGATCCTTTGGTGGTGGCGGTGGATCATTCGGTGGTGGTAGCGGCGGCGGATTTGCTTCTGCGCCATCGTCTAGCTACGGAGCACCGTCATCGGGAGGTGGATCATTTggcggaggtggaggaggaggaagcctATCATCCAGCTATGGAGCACCCTCAGCTGGTGGCGGATCTTTTGGAGGTGGATCTTTCGGAGGTGGATCTTTCGGAGGCGGTGGAGGAGGAGGCAGCCTATCATCCAGCTATGGAGCACCCTCAGCTGGTGGCGGATCATTCGGCGGCG GTGGATCATTTGGCGGCGGTGGTGGATCGTTTGGCGGAGGTGGTGGATCATTTGGCG GTGGAGGCGCTGGTGGGTACagtggtggtggaggagggtaCAGCGGAGGTAATGGAGGTGGCGGCGGGTACAGCAGCGGTGGTGGTGGAGGACACGGAGGTGGAGGCGGAGGATACAGCAACGGAGGAGGTGGAGGATACAGCAGTGGTGGCGGTGGAGGATATAGCAATGGTGGTGGCGGAGGATACAGTGGAGGTGGCGGCGGAGGTTACAGCGGAGGCGGCGGTGGAGGCGGACATGGTGGAGGAAGTGGAGGTGGAGGCCAGGCGTATGCCAGCAATGGAGGATATGTCTACTAG